The DNA window GAGCCTGGTCTGGCGGCAGGGCTGGGCCGATTGGCTAGCCGCCGGTCAGGTCGCGGAGCTTTCGGCCGCGCTGCCCGCGTTTGCGCGGGGGCCGATCATGAGCCCGAAGGCCGATCCAGACCGCACGCATCCACCGCCCGTGCCCGCGTCGGTCAAGTCCGCGCGCAGCCCCATCATCCCGGTGTCGTCGAACCCGAACAACGACAAACCCAAGACCCAGCTGTTGGTCGAGACGGAGCTCACCGGCTCCGATCTCGAGGCCGTGCAACCACCGCCTCCCTCGAAACGCTCCGACGCGCCGCCCGCGCCGTCCCGACGTGGCACGCCGTTTCCGCCGCGCGTCGTTCCCGTGGCGAAAGCGCCGATCGTGCCGGTCGCTTCGAGCCCGGACAACGACAAACCCAACACGGAAGTCATCGCAGCGAGTGAGATCGTGATCGAAGAGGACAACGCACCGCCGAAGGCCCATTGGGTCGAGGTCAGCTCTCCGGCAAAGGTGTCGGCGACCGAACCGACCATCACCGAACAGGCAAGACCGGCGAAGCTCGATCCGATCGTCCCGGTGGACTCGAATCCAAATCACGAGCCGGTCACGGGCACGCTCGACGACGACGAGATCCAGATCGTGGAAGCCGCCGCCGGAGCTCAGGTGCAGGCCAAGACCTCGCCGGAAAAACCTCCGGCTTCCATCCCCTCGCTCGATGGCCTCGCGGCCATGGTCGAGGCAAAAAAGCCCACCCAACCCGCGCGCATGATCGCGGTCTCGAAACCCAAGCTCGCTCCCGCCGCCGCAGCACCGGCCCCGGTCCCACACGCGCCGGTCCCGCACGCGCCGGTCCCGCACGCGCCCGTGCCGCACGCGCCCGTGCTGCACGCGCCACCTGCGCCCGTCATCATCCCCGGCGTCGAACCAGTGAGCGAGGGCCCGACTCAGCTGGCCAACGCGATCGTGCCGGTGTCCGATCCCGACAACGAGGCACCCACGCAGATCCATCCCGCAGCGCTCTTGCCCGACGCAGCGCCGCTGCCGTCGTTCGAGGTCGAAGCCGACCCCGCCGCGTTGCCCGCGCCACCTCAGCCGGCAGCGTGGCAGGCACCGGCCGCGCCCGCCTACGGCCCGCCGCCTGCGCAGGCGTATCCATCCTACGCGCCGCCGAAGAAAAAGAGCGCACTACCGCTCATCATCGGCGTCGTGGGTGTGCTCGGTGTGCTCGGCGCGGCCGCCGTCGGTGGTCTGCTCTTCTTCAAACCCTGGGAGAAGGCCCTCGAAGCACAGCCTTCAGCCAAACCGGTAGTGTCGGCGTCCGCCGCACCGGTCGTGCAGCTGCCACCCATCAAGTGTTCGATCAGCAAAGACGCGACGCGCTTGTCGCCGTCGGTTCAGGTCAGCGTGCCTCCGTACGTCGCGCCCGCGGGCGGCTCCAAGATCGCGATTGGTTTTGCAGCCACGGACGTCGCCGGCCTCGGGCTGATGGTCGATCTCGCGACGCTCGAGACGGAGCAGGCCTTCAGCGCACCCTCCGGGCGTAAGCTGATCGGAGTCGTGCCCGTCCCATCAGAGAAAGATCGCTTCGTTGCCGACCGCGAGGGCGGCGCGCTGAAGGTGCCGCACACCATCGACCAGGACCCCAACTTCACCGTGGGCTTCTCCGGCTCGGGCTACGCACGCTTGCCCCGGGGCGGAACTCCCGACGAGCTGTGGGCCAACGTCGAGAACGAAAAGGCCACCGAGGCGCGCGTTGGCAGCGTCAAGGGACTGGGTCACGCCCTCACCTTCCGAACGGCCGGCAAAGTGCGGGTGGGGTGGCTCGGACCGAAGGGGCTCAAGAAGAGCGAGCTCGGTGTGATCGAAACCGAGGGGCGCGCTGGCACACCGACCATTGCCGCGGGAGACAAGGGCATCCTCGTGACCTTTGCGGCGAAAGCCGGCGACGACGGACCGTGGGTCGTGAAGCTTGCCAGCGCAAAACACGGTGAGCTGCCCAAGAGCGCGCAGACCTTCGAAATGCCCTCGGGCGGCCCGGGCGGAGACGCCATCGCACCGGTGGCCGAGGGACTGCCGGGTGGCCGCTGGCTACTGCAATGGACCGAAGGCTCGAGCGGAGAGCGCGCGGTCCGGGTGCAGGTGCTCGGTGAAGACCTCGCACCCATGGGCGAGGCGCTGCGAGTCTCGGCGGCGGGCAAGGAAGCGGGCCAAGGTGTGCTCGCCGTTGCCGGCGAGAAGGCCGCTTCGTTCCAGCTGGTGAAGGCCGACAAGGGCTACGAGCTCTGGGCGACGGCGCTCAGCTGCAAGTGAGTGAGCGCCGCGACCCGAGGCGCGCTTCAGCCGCTCGTTTCCGCTGCCGCGGGGCAGCGGTACGGCTGCGCACAGACACGATGCGGCTCCTCGACTTCCGGGGCTGACATCCGCCGCCGGCCCGTGATCTGCATCAGCACGAACAGCGTCAGGATGGCGCCGACGGTGATGGAGAGGCCCGTGAATCCGGTCCAGAAGAACGTGAACGAGAACAGCACTAGATACAGGAGCTGTGAGACGCCGATCTCCCGGAGCGCGAAGCGCCAACCCACGAACAGCCGCGCGTAGCTGACCACGAGGCCGATGGAGCAGAGCGCCGAGAGCGCAAACGACGCCCCGATCGACAGATGGTCCACCAGGTAGGCGAACAGGAGATGGAAGGCGAAGAACGCGCAGCCGAGAAACAAGTAGTGCAGCGCGTGAAGCTCCTTCTTCTGCGCTTCAGCGAGGATCGCCACGACAAAGAAGAAGAACAAGAGGCTCACTGGCGCGAAGAAGGTGATCTTCGATGCAAGCGGCCCCGGATTGAGCCGCTCGGGGAGCGCAAGCCCAATGGGCGCGCTCGAGACCAACGTCTTGAACTCCCAGGTGCCACGCCAGCCCCCGCCGGAAGTCTCGTGGCGTGACGGCGACAGTGTGCCGGGCAGGAAGTTCACCTCTGCAAAGTCGGTCTGGAGCGCGAGGCGAAAGTCCTTCACGTTGGTCGTGCCGGACGTGAGCTCGTACTGCCAGCGATGCGTGCCCCGGGAGCGGTAACGCACGTCGAAGCTCTTCTTCTCGTGTGCCTCGAGGCGCCCCGACCAGCGCGCCATGCCGTCGCGCACCTCGGCGCCCAGGCTCTTGCCGTCTTCGGTCACGTCGAAGCCGTCGTACAGCGCGTTCTCTCGCTCGAGCGGGATCTCGTAGTGCACGTCCATCGGTTTCGAGCCGGGGTTCTCGAAGCTGTAGCGACCGTGAAAGTCCACGCTGTAGGTTGGGAACCAGACCAGGCCTTTCTGTCGGTGTTCGAGCGCGAGCGCCACCTGAATGTCCGAGCCCGAGAGGGACAGCGCATTCGCAACCGGGGGCGCGGCGTTGGGTGGGGGCGCACCGGTCTGAGGCATGGCGCTTGGAGGCACGGCGCCCGGGCGCACCACGCCGTTGGGAGGCGGCTCCGCCTCCGGCGCCGGCTCGATGCTTTCCGCGTGGGGTGGCAGCTGGCGCATGGGTGGACCCCACAGCGCAAAGACGTCGTCGCCGAGTCGAGACGAAGTCTCACCCGAGCGCACCAGGAGTGTGGAGCCCAGGATCATCCAGGCCATACAGCAGCCGAGCCAGACCAGACCGATTGAAATGAGTCGTCGCACGTCGAACCTCCCGCGTTCGTCGGGGCCAACGTGCCGAGGGGACGCATCGATTCCCG is part of the Myxococcales bacterium genome and encodes:
- a CDS encoding DUF4339 domain-containing protein codes for the protein MADDGTDFWFCASPDGSLKTVERGELINSLKQGSMTSKSLVWRQGWADWLAAGQVAELSAALPAFARGPIMSPKADPDRTHPPPVPASVKSARSPIIPVSSNPNNDKPKTQLLVETELTGSDLEAVQPPPPSKRSDAPPAPSRRGTPFPPRVVPVAKAPIVPVASSPDNDKPNTEVIAASEIVIEEDNAPPKAHWVEVSSPAKVSATEPTITEQARPAKLDPIVPVDSNPNHEPVTGTLDDDEIQIVEAAAGAQVQAKTSPEKPPASIPSLDGLAAMVEAKKPTQPARMIAVSKPKLAPAAAAPAPVPHAPVPHAPVPHAPVPHAPVLHAPPAPVIIPGVEPVSEGPTQLANAIVPVSDPDNEAPTQIHPAALLPDAAPLPSFEVEADPAALPAPPQPAAWQAPAAPAYGPPPAQAYPSYAPPKKKSALPLIIGVVGVLGVLGAAAVGGLLFFKPWEKALEAQPSAKPVVSASAAPVVQLPPIKCSISKDATRLSPSVQVSVPPYVAPAGGSKIAIGFAATDVAGLGLMVDLATLETEQAFSAPSGRKLIGVVPVPSEKDRFVADREGGALKVPHTIDQDPNFTVGFSGSGYARLPRGGTPDELWANVENEKATEARVGSVKGLGHALTFRTAGKVRVGWLGPKGLKKSELGVIETEGRAGTPTIAAGDKGILVTFAAKAGDDGPWVVKLASAKHGELPKSAQTFEMPSGGPGGDAIAPVAEGLPGGRWLLQWTEGSSGERAVRVQVLGEDLAPMGEALRVSAAGKEAGQGVLAVAGEKAASFQLVKADKGYELWATALSCK